From Oryctolagus cuniculus chromosome 17, mOryCun1.1, whole genome shotgun sequence, a single genomic window includes:
- the CCL4 gene encoding C-C motif chemokine 4 precursor (The RefSeq protein has 3 substitutions compared to this genomic sequence), translating into MKLGVTVLSVALLVAALCPPALSAPMGSDPPTACCFSYTLRKLPRHFVIDYFETTSLCSQPAVVFQTKKGRQVCANPSESWVQEYVDDLELN; encoded by the exons ATGAAGCTCGGCGTGACCGTCCTCTCTGTCGCCCTGCTGGTGGCCGCCCTCTGCCCTCCCGCACACTCTGCGCCAA TGGGCTCGGACCCCCCCACCGCCTGCTGCTTCTCGTACACCCTGCGGCAGCTTCCTCGTCACTTCGTGATAGATTACTTCGAGACCAgcagcctctgctcccagccAGCTGTGGT ATTCCAGACCAAAAAGGGCAGGCAAGTCTGTGCCAACCCTAGCGAGTCCTGGGTCCAGGAGTACGTGGATGACTTGGAACTGAACTGA
- the CCL4 gene encoding C-C motif chemokine 4 isoform X1 yields MKLGVTVLSVALLVAALCPPAHSAPMGSDPPTACCFSYTLRQLPRHFVIDYFETSSLCSQPAVVFQTKKGRQVCANPSESWVQEYVDDLELN; encoded by the exons ATGAAGCTCGGCGTGACCGTCCTCTCTGTCGCCCTGCTGGTGGCCGCCCTCTGCCCTCCCGCACACTCTGCGCCAA TGGGCTCGGACCCCCCCACCGCCTGCTGCTTCTCGTACACCCTGCGGCAGCTTCCTCGTCACTTCGTGATAGATTACTTCGAGACCAgcagcctctgctcccagccAGCTGTGGT ATTCCAGACCAAAAAGGGCAGGCAAGTCTGTGCCAACCCTAGCGAGTCCTGGGTCCAGGAGTACGTGGATGACTTGGAACTGAACTGA